In the genome of Nocardioides marmoribigeumensis, one region contains:
- a CDS encoding response regulator transcription factor: MIRVLVVDDQALVRDGFRAILESQPDCEVVGAAEDGIDAVEQTLRLAPDVVLMDIRMPRLDGVEAARRICSDKRWTGRVIVLTTYGDDENVWDAFHAGASGFLLKTTTAGDLVQGVRSVAAGTELLAPEVTRRLVRQFMSKPRPGEAAPGIAELSERERQVLGHLARGRSNADIARAMFVSEATVKTHINRLFAKLEVRDRVQAVIFAYESGFVSPGPRAEQ; the protein is encoded by the coding sequence ATGATCCGAGTACTCGTGGTGGATGATCAGGCACTGGTGCGTGACGGGTTCCGAGCGATCCTGGAGTCTCAACCGGACTGCGAGGTCGTGGGCGCGGCGGAGGATGGAATCGATGCCGTCGAGCAGACCCTTCGGTTGGCTCCGGACGTCGTCCTGATGGACATCAGGATGCCGCGGCTCGACGGCGTCGAGGCAGCTCGCCGGATCTGCTCCGACAAGCGCTGGACCGGACGGGTCATCGTGCTGACGACGTACGGAGACGATGAGAACGTCTGGGACGCCTTCCACGCAGGCGCCTCGGGCTTCCTCCTGAAGACCACCACTGCCGGCGACCTCGTGCAAGGCGTACGGTCCGTCGCCGCGGGCACGGAGCTCCTCGCCCCCGAGGTGACCCGGCGGCTGGTGCGCCAGTTCATGTCGAAGCCACGCCCCGGTGAGGCGGCACCTGGAATCGCTGAGCTCAGCGAGCGGGAACGGCAGGTCCTTGGGCACCTGGCCCGCGGTCGTTCGAACGCCGACATCGCCCGCGCGATGTTCGTGTCCGAAGCAACGGTGAAAACACACATCAACCGGCTCTTCGCCAAGCTGGAAGTGCGTGACCGCGTGCAAGCGGTGATCTTCGCCTACGAGTCCGGATTCGTGTCCCCTGGGCCACGTGCCGAGCAATAG
- a CDS encoding nitrite reductase codes for MTSTRNRRDQCPGVLRPWPADDGLLVRLRLVGGRLPVADLLSLLDVAERYGDGRVHVTGRANLQVRAFPGADGRLTDEALGALRSTGLVPSLTHDLVRNVMVSPQTGLAGGRADLRPVAARLDRELQSEASLSTLPGRFLFVLDDGRGDLLDRPCDLGLVALTDRLAQLRVGPRWGEVVDLDGASGHLLARAREFQEARGDGPGAPWHVAELSAPLGRPAAPDPRLPSPAPPLPFGAVPGGTHRPWPESGLSRTDLPALPGGTDLVVTPWHGVLVPGAPR; via the coding sequence GTGACGAGCACCCGCAACCGGCGCGACCAGTGCCCCGGCGTGCTCCGCCCGTGGCCGGCGGACGACGGGCTCCTCGTGCGCCTGCGGCTGGTCGGCGGGCGGCTGCCCGTGGCCGACCTGCTCTCCCTGCTCGACGTGGCCGAGAGGTACGGCGACGGGCGGGTCCACGTGACCGGCCGGGCCAACCTCCAGGTCCGCGCGTTCCCCGGCGCGGACGGACGGCTGACGGACGAGGCGCTCGGCGCGCTGCGCTCCACCGGCCTCGTGCCGAGCCTGACCCACGACCTCGTGCGCAACGTCATGGTCTCGCCGCAGACCGGTCTCGCCGGTGGGCGTGCGGACCTGCGGCCCGTGGCCGCGCGCCTCGACCGCGAGCTGCAGTCGGAGGCCTCCCTGTCGACGCTGCCGGGACGCTTCCTCTTCGTCCTCGACGACGGTCGCGGGGACCTGCTCGACCGGCCGTGCGACCTGGGCCTCGTGGCGCTGACCGACCGGCTCGCCCAGCTTCGGGTGGGACCGCGATGGGGCGAGGTGGTCGACCTGGACGGGGCCAGCGGGCACCTTCTCGCCCGGGCACGGGAGTTCCAGGAGGCACGGGGGGACGGGCCGGGGGCCCCGTGGCACGTCGCCGAGCTGTCAGCGCCGCTCGGGCGGCCGGCGGCACCCGACCCACGCCTCCCGTCGCCCGCACCGCCCCTGCCCTTCGGTGCGGTGCCCGGCGGCACGCACCGCCCGTGGCCCGAGTCCGGGCTGAGCCGAACCGACCTGCCGGCACTGCCCGGCGGCACCGACCTCGTCGTGACGCCGTGGCACGGCGTCCTCGTCCCAGGAGCACCGCGATGA
- a CDS encoding precorrin-8X methylmutase translates to MTELTEPTPLTAPTGLRRPPQRYEYVDRGTAIYVDSFATIRREADLRGVPAQAEKLAVRMIHGSGQVDLARDLVIHPGLVGAAREALEAGAPILCDATMVATGVTRSRLPRDNDVVCLLNDPRVPDLASAWGTTRTAAAVSLWEPDLDGAVVAIGNAPTALFHLLELLLDGGPRPAAVVGCPVGFIGAAESKQALVDLADQHGIDVPYVTVRGRRGGSAMTSSALNALAQEVE, encoded by the coding sequence ATGACCGAGCTGACCGAGCCGACCCCGCTGACCGCACCGACCGGGCTCCGCCGTCCACCCCAGCGCTACGAGTACGTCGACCGCGGTACGGCGATCTACGTCGACTCCTTCGCCACGATCCGCCGCGAGGCCGACCTGAGGGGCGTGCCGGCCCAGGCCGAGAAGCTCGCCGTGCGGATGATCCACGGCAGCGGGCAGGTGGACCTCGCGCGGGACCTGGTCATCCACCCCGGTCTCGTCGGCGCGGCCCGCGAGGCGTTGGAGGCCGGCGCCCCGATCCTCTGCGACGCGACGATGGTTGCGACCGGCGTCACGCGCAGCCGCCTGCCGCGCGACAACGACGTGGTCTGCCTGCTCAACGACCCCCGCGTCCCCGATCTCGCCTCAGCCTGGGGCACGACGCGGACCGCGGCCGCGGTGTCGTTGTGGGAGCCCGACCTCGACGGAGCGGTGGTCGCGATCGGCAACGCCCCGACCGCGCTGTTCCACCTGCTCGAGCTGCTGCTGGACGGGGGACCTCGGCCGGCAGCGGTGGTCGGCTGTCCCGTCGGGTTCATCGGGGCGGCGGAGTCCAAGCAGGCGCTGGTCGACCTCGCTGACCAGCACGGCATCGACGTCCCCTACGTCACCGTGCGCGGCCGCCGCGGGGGCTCCGCGATGACCTCGTCCGCCCTCAACGCCCTGGCCCAGGAGGTCGAGTGA
- the cobJ gene encoding precorrin-3B C(17)-methyltransferase — MTGRFTVVGIGPGDPELVTIKAARLIGAADVVAFHAGVRKESHARRIAADLFPPGVVEEELRYPVTTGTTDHPGGYVGAMTDFYAACEDRLAAHLDEGRDVVLLAEGDPLFYGSSMYLLDRFKEVYDTSVVPGVPAFAAATAALAQPLVRQTDVLTVLPGTLPGPELARRLADTDAAVIMKLGRTFPVVLSALEEAGRLEGAWYVERASQPEEHWVPVSEVDPGSVPYFSLVVVPGDTARVATADRMRTIAGPSPVPATSDTAAAELLVVGLGPGPDHWLTPEASAVLAEVDHVVGYAPYVARVPQRAGLTRHASGNTVEVERARVALDLARAGERVAVVSGGDAGVFGMAAAVFEAAEDPAYADVAVHVIPGVSAVQAVAARAGAPIGADFAVLSLSDRLKPWEVVERRLRAVAEADLVLAVYNPASRSRTEQVARAQEVLLEHRKRETVVVVGRDVGRAEESLLVTTLGELVPSSIDMKCLLIVGAESTRVGPAGVWTPRFVR, encoded by the coding sequence GTGACCGGCCGCTTCACCGTCGTGGGCATCGGCCCCGGCGACCCCGAGCTCGTCACCATCAAGGCGGCCCGCCTCATCGGCGCCGCCGACGTCGTGGCCTTCCACGCCGGCGTCCGCAAGGAGTCGCACGCGCGGCGCATCGCCGCCGACCTGTTCCCGCCGGGCGTGGTGGAGGAGGAGCTGCGCTACCCCGTCACCACCGGCACGACCGACCACCCCGGCGGCTACGTCGGCGCGATGACCGACTTCTACGCCGCCTGCGAGGACCGGCTCGCCGCGCACCTCGACGAGGGCCGCGACGTCGTGCTCCTCGCCGAGGGCGACCCGCTGTTCTACGGGTCGTCGATGTATCTCCTCGACCGCTTCAAGGAGGTCTACGACACCTCGGTGGTGCCCGGCGTCCCCGCCTTCGCGGCGGCGACCGCCGCGCTGGCGCAGCCCCTGGTGCGGCAGACCGACGTGCTCACCGTGCTGCCCGGCACGCTGCCCGGGCCCGAGCTCGCGCGACGCCTGGCCGACACCGACGCCGCGGTGATCATGAAGCTCGGCCGCACCTTCCCCGTCGTACTGTCGGCGCTCGAGGAGGCCGGCCGGCTCGAGGGGGCGTGGTACGTCGAGCGTGCGTCCCAGCCCGAGGAGCACTGGGTGCCGGTCAGCGAGGTCGACCCCGGGTCGGTGCCGTACTTCTCCCTCGTCGTGGTGCCGGGCGACACCGCCCGAGTGGCGACCGCCGACCGGATGCGGACGATCGCGGGGCCGAGCCCCGTCCCGGCCACCAGCGACACCGCCGCGGCCGAGCTCCTCGTCGTGGGCCTCGGTCCCGGCCCCGACCACTGGCTGACCCCGGAGGCGTCGGCGGTCCTCGCCGAGGTCGACCACGTCGTCGGCTACGCGCCGTACGTCGCCCGCGTGCCGCAGCGTGCGGGGCTGACCCGGCACGCGTCGGGCAACACCGTCGAGGTCGAGCGGGCGCGCGTCGCCCTCGACCTGGCCCGCGCCGGCGAGCGCGTGGCCGTCGTGTCCGGCGGCGACGCCGGTGTCTTCGGCATGGCCGCCGCGGTGTTCGAGGCCGCCGAGGACCCGGCGTACGCCGACGTGGCCGTCCACGTCATCCCGGGCGTCAGCGCGGTGCAGGCCGTGGCCGCGCGAGCGGGTGCGCCGATCGGCGCGGACTTCGCGGTGCTGAGCCTCTCGGACCGGCTCAAGCCGTGGGAGGTCGTCGAGCGACGGCTGCGCGCCGTGGCCGAGGCTGACCTCGTGCTCGCGGTCTACAACCCCGCGTCGCGCTCGCGCACCGAGCAGGTCGCCCGTGCGCAGGAGGTGCTGCTCGAGCACCGCAAGCGCGAGACCGTCGTCGTCGTGGGGCGCGACGTCGGCCGTGCCGAGGAATCGCTGCTCGTCACCACCCTGGGCGAGCTCGTCCCGTCGAGCATCGACATGAAGTGCCTGCTGATCGTCGGCGCCGAGAGCACCCGCGTCGGCCCGGCGGGCGTGTGGACCCCGAGGTTCGTCCGGTGA
- the cobM gene encoding precorrin-4 C(11)-methyltransferase, which translates to MTVHFVGAGPGAADLLTVRATRLLGAADVVLFPGTYLDPDVLSHVSPAAELVDTQDLDLDRITDRVVTAHRAGQDVVRLASGDLSVYSALSEQTRRLDEAGVPWDVTPGVPAYAAAAALVGRELTVPLVAQSVVLTRTQARSTAMPATEQLAAFAATRATLVLHLAITRTRSLMAELEPDYGPDCPVVVVHRASQPEELVLRGTVATIADAVEEAGLRQAAVVMVGRALDPCGAGESHLYDPRRDREHRHDS; encoded by the coding sequence GTGACGGTCCACTTCGTCGGCGCCGGACCCGGTGCGGCCGACCTGCTCACCGTGCGCGCCACGCGTCTGCTCGGCGCGGCGGACGTCGTGCTCTTCCCCGGCACCTACCTCGACCCCGACGTGCTGTCGCACGTCAGTCCGGCAGCCGAGCTGGTCGACACCCAGGACCTCGACCTGGACCGGATCACCGACCGGGTCGTCACCGCCCACCGTGCGGGCCAGGACGTCGTCCGGCTCGCCTCGGGCGACCTCTCGGTCTACTCCGCGCTGTCCGAGCAGACCCGCCGGCTCGACGAGGCGGGCGTCCCGTGGGACGTGACGCCCGGCGTCCCGGCGTACGCCGCTGCTGCCGCGCTGGTCGGGCGCGAGCTGACCGTCCCGCTCGTCGCGCAGTCGGTGGTGCTGACGCGCACGCAGGCGCGCTCGACCGCGATGCCGGCGACCGAGCAGCTGGCCGCGTTCGCCGCGACCCGCGCGACCCTCGTGCTGCACCTCGCGATCACGCGCACCCGCTCGCTCATGGCGGAGCTGGAGCCGGACTACGGGCCCGACTGCCCGGTCGTCGTGGTGCACCGCGCGAGCCAGCCCGAGGAGCTGGTGCTCCGCGGGACCGTCGCCACCATCGCGGACGCGGTCGAGGAGGCGGGCCTGCGCCAGGCGGCGGTGGTCATGGTGGGGCGCGCGCTCGACCCGTGCGGTGCGGGGGAGTCGCACCTCTACGACCCCCGGCGCGACCGGGAGCATCGGCATGACTCCTGA
- the bluB gene encoding 5,6-dimethylbenzimidazole synthase, producing the protein MTPEQGVYDVINRRRDTRREFTGAPVDPEALRRVLSAAHCAPSVGMSQPWDFVIVRSPGTLARFAAHVAQERATFAGTLSGERAETFSRIKVGGVTESGLGIVVGYDPGRGGPQVLGRHAIADAGLYSVVCAIQNLWLAATAEGLGVGWVSFYREEFLRDLVGMPAHVRPVAWLCLGAVEGVPDVPDLERFGWRHRSPLSTVVHEGEYGVPCSLSGGASTG; encoded by the coding sequence ATGACTCCTGAGCAAGGGGTCTACGACGTCATCAACCGGCGTCGCGACACCCGGCGCGAGTTCACCGGCGCACCCGTCGACCCGGAGGCGCTGCGTCGGGTCCTCTCGGCGGCCCACTGCGCGCCGAGCGTGGGCATGAGCCAGCCGTGGGACTTCGTGATCGTCCGGTCGCCCGGGACGCTCGCGCGGTTCGCGGCCCACGTCGCGCAGGAGAGGGCGACGTTCGCCGGCACCCTCAGCGGCGAGCGCGCGGAGACCTTCAGCCGGATCAAGGTCGGGGGCGTCACCGAGTCGGGGCTCGGCATCGTGGTCGGCTACGACCCCGGTCGCGGCGGGCCGCAGGTCCTCGGCCGTCACGCGATCGCGGACGCCGGGCTCTACTCGGTCGTCTGCGCGATCCAGAACCTCTGGCTGGCCGCCACCGCCGAGGGGCTGGGCGTGGGGTGGGTGAGCTTCTACCGCGAGGAGTTCCTCCGCGACCTCGTCGGCATGCCCGCGCACGTGCGGCCCGTCGCGTGGCTCTGCCTCGGCGCCGTGGAGGGCGTGCCCGACGTCCCCGACCTGGAGCGCTTCGGGTGGCGGCACCGGTCGCCGCTCTCCACCGTGGTGCACGAGGGCGAGTACGGCGTGCCGTGCTCGCTCAGCGGTGGAGCGTCCACTGGGTGA
- the cbiE gene encoding precorrin-6y C5,15-methyltransferase (decarboxylating) subunit CbiE translates to MITVVGTGADGWEGLAPPARGLVESAAVVLGGRRHLDLLPPVPGQRREPWPSPLREGLPALLDSLGDEDVVALASGDPLVSGIATTLVDLLGADRVAVVPAVSSVALARAAMRWPAESCAVVSVVGRDVDLVRRELAPGRRVLVLASDERTPAEVARLLLETGYADSAVTVLGDLGGEQEQHLSFASARELLDHPDPQPRLAIVAIACSGPHRGGWVAGLPDEAFEHDGQLTKRDLRASALARLAPTPGDHLWDVGAGAGSVGIEWMRAHPSCSATAVEADTDRAARIARNASALGVPGLSVVSGRAPDALAGLPAPDAVFVGGGATRPGVLDTCLAALRPGGRLVVHGVTLETEQLLAESYRAHGGELTRLSVETAAPIGGFTGWTPARGVTQWTLHR, encoded by the coding sequence GTGATCACCGTGGTGGGGACAGGAGCCGACGGCTGGGAGGGGCTGGCGCCGCCGGCCCGGGGCCTCGTCGAGTCCGCCGCGGTCGTCCTCGGCGGACGCCGCCACCTCGACCTCCTCCCGCCGGTCCCGGGCCAGCGCCGCGAGCCGTGGCCGTCGCCCCTGCGCGAGGGCCTGCCCGCGCTGCTCGACTCCCTCGGGGACGAGGACGTCGTCGCCCTCGCGTCCGGCGACCCGCTGGTCTCCGGCATCGCGACGACCCTGGTCGACCTGCTCGGCGCCGACCGGGTCGCGGTGGTCCCGGCGGTCTCCTCGGTGGCGCTGGCCCGCGCGGCGATGCGGTGGCCGGCCGAGTCCTGTGCGGTGGTCAGCGTCGTCGGGCGCGACGTCGACCTGGTGCGCCGCGAGCTCGCGCCCGGACGTCGCGTGCTGGTGCTCGCCTCCGACGAGCGCACGCCGGCCGAGGTGGCGCGACTCCTCCTCGAGACGGGGTACGCCGACAGCGCGGTCACCGTCCTCGGCGACCTCGGCGGCGAGCAGGAGCAGCACCTGTCGTTCGCCTCGGCCCGCGAGCTGCTGGACCACCCGGATCCCCAACCCCGCTTGGCGATTGTGGCCATTGCGTGCTCCGGCCCGCATCGCGGCGGCTGGGTGGCCGGGCTGCCCGACGAGGCGTTCGAGCACGACGGGCAGCTCACCAAGCGCGACCTCCGGGCGAGCGCCCTGGCGCGACTCGCACCCACCCCCGGCGATCACCTCTGGGACGTCGGTGCAGGTGCCGGCTCGGTCGGCATCGAGTGGATGCGCGCGCACCCGTCGTGCTCGGCCACGGCGGTCGAGGCCGACACCGACCGGGCGGCCCGGATCGCCCGCAACGCCTCGGCCCTCGGCGTCCCGGGACTCTCCGTCGTGTCCGGCCGCGCGCCCGACGCGCTGGCCGGGCTGCCCGCCCCCGACGCGGTCTTCGTCGGCGGCGGCGCGACGAGACCCGGCGTCCTCGACACGTGCCTGGCGGCCCTGCGTCCGGGTGGGCGGCTCGTGGTCCACGGCGTCACCCTGGAGACCGAGCAGCTGCTCGCGGAGTCCTACCGAGCGCACGGCGGCGAGCTGACCCGCCTGTCCGTCGAGACCGCGGCGCCGATCGGGGGCTTCACCGGCTGGACGCCGGCGCGGGGCGTCACCCAGTGGACGCTCCACCGCTGA
- a CDS encoding VWA domain-containing protein, with protein sequence MPQHYPFTAVLGCDASDGTALDDLGLALVLTAVSPEIGGVLVRGQKGTAKSTAVRALAAVLPPIDVFADDRFSIDPEDPAATSPDGPFHDAATSSRPVRLVELPVGATEDRVVGSLQLERALSQGKVEYEPGLLARAHRGILYVDEVNLLHDHLVDLLLDAAATGQVSVERDGISVEHAARFVLIGTMNPEEGELRPQLLDRFGLTVEVAAPRDPTRRVEVVRRRLAFDSDPAAFVARHHASERALTGRIGDARDRLPKVRLAEAALLKVAEVCAAFEVDGLRADIVTARTAVAHAAWEGRDEVTLADIRRAALLALPHRRRRNPFDAPGLDEELLDRVLGDDELPPDPPEGPPPGDGGLEHESDSEPQSESAPDGGTGPETETEPPAEPGRPDQTGADAPEPGPGGPAQVQAPVAAGPAYRPRLLSVPGLGDGEAGRRSRARSTTGRRVGARPGADGTLDLVETLKAAAGAQADRGVQGRVALRGTDLRVAVREGKESNLVLFCVDASGSMAARRRMVQVKTAVLSLLLDAYRRRDRVGLVTFRGSGAEVALPPTRSVDVAAVRLEELPAGGRTPLAEGLLECARVIERERLRDPHRRPLLVVVTDGRATGGADAVARSQLAARHVASLGVATVVVDGESGPLRLGLAARLAELLGAEHLPVADVSAAVLTESVRHHTRTTNGAA encoded by the coding sequence ATGCCACAGCACTATCCCTTCACCGCCGTCCTCGGCTGCGACGCCAGTGACGGCACCGCCCTCGACGACCTGGGCCTCGCGCTCGTCCTCACCGCGGTCAGTCCCGAGATCGGCGGCGTCCTCGTCCGCGGGCAGAAGGGCACCGCCAAGTCCACCGCCGTGCGGGCCCTGGCCGCGGTGCTCCCTCCGATCGACGTCTTCGCCGACGACCGCTTCTCGATCGATCCCGAGGACCCCGCCGCGACCTCGCCCGACGGGCCCTTCCACGACGCCGCGACCAGCAGCCGGCCGGTGCGGCTCGTGGAGCTGCCGGTCGGCGCCACCGAGGACCGCGTCGTCGGCTCGCTGCAGCTCGAGCGCGCGCTGTCGCAGGGCAAGGTGGAGTACGAGCCCGGCCTGCTCGCCCGCGCCCACCGCGGGATCCTCTACGTTGACGAGGTCAACCTGCTGCACGACCACCTGGTCGACCTGCTGCTCGACGCGGCCGCCACCGGACAGGTGAGCGTCGAGCGCGACGGCATCTCGGTGGAGCACGCGGCCCGGTTCGTCCTCATCGGCACGATGAACCCGGAGGAGGGCGAGCTGCGGCCGCAGCTGCTCGACCGGTTCGGGCTCACGGTCGAGGTCGCGGCCCCGCGCGACCCCACCCGACGGGTCGAGGTCGTCCGCCGGCGCCTCGCGTTCGACAGCGACCCCGCGGCCTTCGTCGCGCGTCACCACGCCTCCGAGCGGGCGCTCACCGGGAGGATCGGGGACGCCCGGGACCGCTTGCCGAAGGTGCGGCTGGCCGAGGCCGCGCTGCTCAAGGTCGCCGAGGTGTGCGCCGCCTTCGAGGTCGACGGGCTGCGCGCCGACATCGTCACCGCGCGCACGGCCGTTGCGCACGCGGCGTGGGAGGGGCGCGACGAGGTCACCCTCGCCGACATCCGTCGTGCCGCCCTGCTCGCACTGCCGCACCGGCGCCGCCGCAACCCGTTCGACGCGCCCGGCCTCGACGAGGAGCTGCTCGACCGGGTGCTGGGCGACGACGAGCTGCCGCCGGACCCGCCCGAGGGGCCGCCGCCGGGTGACGGTGGGTTGGAGCACGAGTCCGACTCCGAGCCCCAGTCCGAGTCCGCGCCCGACGGTGGCACGGGACCCGAGACCGAGACCGAGCCGCCCGCCGAGCCGGGTCGGCCCGACCAGACCGGGGCTGACGCACCCGAACCGGGTCCGGGCGGACCCGCGCAGGTGCAGGCGCCGGTCGCCGCCGGGCCGGCGTACCGTCCCCGGCTGCTGTCGGTTCCCGGCCTCGGCGACGGCGAGGCCGGCCGTCGCAGCCGTGCCCGCAGCACCACCGGCCGACGGGTCGGCGCGCGGCCGGGCGCCGACGGGACGCTCGACCTCGTCGAGACCCTCAAGGCCGCAGCGGGAGCCCAGGCGGACCGCGGGGTCCAGGGCCGCGTCGCCCTGCGAGGCACCGACCTGCGGGTCGCGGTGCGCGAGGGCAAGGAGTCCAACCTCGTGCTGTTCTGCGTCGACGCCTCCGGCTCGATGGCCGCGCGGCGCCGGATGGTGCAGGTCAAGACGGCCGTGCTGTCGCTGCTGCTCGACGCCTACCGCCGCCGCGACCGGGTCGGCCTGGTGACCTTCCGCGGGTCGGGCGCCGAGGTCGCGCTGCCGCCGACCCGCTCGGTCGACGTCGCGGCCGTCCGGCTCGAGGAGCTCCCCGCAGGCGGACGCACGCCGCTCGCCGAGGGGCTGCTGGAGTGCGCGCGCGTCATCGAGCGCGAGCGGCTGCGCGACCCGCACCGCCGCCCCCTGCTCGTCGTCGTCACCGACGGCCGCGCGACCGGCGGCGCCGACGCCGTCGCCCGCTCCCAACTGGCCGCACGCCACGTCGCCTCGCTCGGGGTCGCGACGGTCGTGGTCGACGGCGAGTCCGGGCCGTTGCGCCTCGGCCTGGCCGCGCGCCTGGCCGAGCTCCTCGGTGCCGAGCACCTGCCCGTCGCCGACGTCAGCGCCGCGGTGCTGACCGAGTCGGTGCGCCACCACACCCGCACGACGAACGGAGCAGCCTGA
- the cobO gene encoding cob(I)yrinic acid a,c-diamide adenosyltransferase has protein sequence MPQGKPTTVPDDGLTTRQRRNRPLLVVHTGAGKGKSTAAFGLALRGWNQGWRIGVFQFVKSAKWRIGEQTVLERLGRLHEETGEGGPVQWHKMGSGWSWSRKQGEAEDHELAAREGWAEIKRRLADETHDLLVLDEFTYPMKWGWVDVDDVVEALTSRPGHQHVVITGRDAHPTLVEAADLVTEMAKVKHPMDVGQKGQKGIEW, from the coding sequence ATGCCCCAGGGCAAGCCCACCACGGTCCCCGACGACGGCCTGACCACCCGGCAGCGCCGCAACCGCCCGCTGCTCGTCGTGCACACCGGCGCCGGCAAGGGGAAGTCCACCGCCGCGTTCGGGCTCGCCCTGCGCGGCTGGAACCAAGGCTGGCGGATCGGGGTCTTCCAGTTCGTGAAGTCGGCCAAGTGGCGCATCGGCGAGCAGACCGTGCTCGAGCGCCTGGGCCGATTGCACGAGGAGACCGGCGAGGGCGGGCCCGTGCAGTGGCACAAGATGGGGTCCGGCTGGTCCTGGTCGCGCAAGCAGGGCGAGGCCGAGGACCACGAGCTCGCGGCGCGCGAGGGCTGGGCCGAGATCAAGCGCCGCCTGGCCGACGAGACGCACGACCTGCTCGTGCTCGACGAGTTCACCTACCCGATGAAGTGGGGCTGGGTCGACGTCGACGACGTGGTCGAGGCGCTCACCTCGCGCCCGGGTCACCAGCACGTGGTCATCACCGGGCGCGACGCCCACCCGACGCTGGTCGAGGCCGCCGACCTGGTGACCGAGATGGCCAAGGTCAAGCACCCGATGGACGTCGGCCAGAAGGGGCAGAAGGGCATCGAGTGGTAG